The Sander lucioperca isolate FBNREF2018 chromosome 4, SLUC_FBN_1.2, whole genome shotgun sequence DNA segment TAGCAGCACCAGGTTGTGATGTGGAGCAGAACTACTCGCTTATATTAATAGCATCAAGCTCACCAGATGGCAACACATACAGTTAATATTACAGCATAAATTATATTATCACAGCTTTGATCTTGAATTCTTGGACTGCAACATTATGTAGTTTTAATgacatatttttctttattttttctacATGCAGACCTTACACTATATGTTACCCTAAGTTAttaggtaacactttataataagggTACAAAACGCAGGTGTAAGAAATGCATAACTTGTGATGATTTAATGCAGGAAGTAATGCAGGATGTATCATGAATTCCTGTTGCTCAAAAATAGTCATTATGAGTTGATGTGATTAGTTATGTTAGCCCACATTTACTGCATACATGTATTTACATGCCACCAAACGAGTTTGAACCCAGTTACATAGAAAAGGACATTTCAGTCTCATGCATTTCATTGTTGCCTGTTCTCAGAGAAAAATGAACATTTATATGTTActgcatgatttaaaaaaaagcctcaTATTTCTTTGGAACCAGGTATTCTACTTTTAGAGTCTGATCAAATGCAGGGGTCTAAAATGTCCGTTTCTATGTACAGTAACTGGATTTCAGCTCATTTGGTGGCatatatattcatgtatatGTTTTTATATGTGCCCTTTGAGGCAAGTTATGTTCTATTGTGCGCTATTAAGATATCTAAAACCATACTCATACTTTGTCACAATTTAGGCCTCTTTAAGTTATGTAGTTTTATTATGCCTCCATGCTGGCAACAGTCGTGGCTTGCATAATGTTTTTGGGTTGTCCGTCTGTCCCATTCATGAAAACGCATACCTCAGGAAGCCATGGAGGGAATTTCTTCACATTTGGCACAAACATCCACTTGGCCTCAAGGATGAACGGATTAGATTTTGGTGGCCGAAGGTCAAGGTCTCTGTGACCTTACGTCTGTCCCTTTCTGGTGAACGCGATATCTCAGGAACTCCTTGAGTGAATGTCTTCACATTTGGCACTAGCATCCTTCTGGACTGTTCACAATGGTCACAAAACAAGTTTTTGGCCATTACTTAAGAATTCCTACGCTAATTCtgacaacatttcacacaaatgtcttAATAGGATAAAATTATGAAGCGATGGCATTTTATatccaaaaggtcaaaggttaacttcactgtgacatcataataTTCTGCAAACACACTTCTCTGGCCATTATTCAACAccataactcaggaacagaagggCAGATTGTGACAATATTTCTCATTTCGTCAGatactgaattggtgacactaatcttAAACTGTGGTGATTGCATAGATCTTCTCTGCTGCCAggttgaaggtgtgtgtgtgaagcattcATGTTTTGCCAATTTACTACATATGAGTCTAGACatacatggatgtaaactgcaacttggTTGGCAGAGacataaacatgtttttgaAGCCAAGTTTTTGCTTTCTACTGCTGTTTAGACTGGATTCTAGATAGTACAGTTCCACAAATAATGCCTTTGTAGAAAATTAGGACTTCATATCATACAGAAAAAGCACAGATTGTTCTTAAACAATCACATTATGCTGGTGTAATAATATGGTTTTACATATTGGGTTGCTTCATAGAGGAACCTCTCAGCCCCTTGTTCTAGAAATAAAAACTGTACTTGGACCTCTCAGTGATGATTGAAGTTATGTCATCAAATTTGAAATGCAATACATATAGTGTACAAGCATGTGAATGTTTCACTAGAACCAGATGTTGGCATTATTTGATCTGCAGTGTTATGTTTGTGTTAGCAGCATGCCCTTTATGTACAGTAGAGTTCTACATTTCCATTATCGTATAGCACAATCTTTCCTGTTTGGACCTATTCATCACCCTGTGAGTTTATTTTATCGATCACATTTACTTTTGATCTATTTTGCTGGAGTTCCATTTTAAACATAACATGACAGTGTTGATCTTCCTCTCCCCTCAGGGTTTTGGTTGGTATGGGCGATCATCTTCATTttgagctgctgctgtgtgtgtcacCATCGGCGCACCAAACACCggctgcagcagcaacaacGGCAGCATGAGATTAACCTCATCGCTTACCGCGAAGCACACAACTACCCCTCTGTGCCCTTCTACTTCAGTAAGAGCTACCactccaacacacacaacatgatGATATgtaactattttatttttttgattattttttgggcatttttaggcctttatttacaggacagctgaagaaatgaaaggggagagagaggggggaatgacatgcagcaaagggcctgctcatcaaaaaaacaacacacacaaagtttgccactagtgaacatagtggagcgtttagcagctaaagagacagacatTTTTTCTCCAGAGTTGGCGGAGAGCAAAACGGAGCCAAAAGTAGAGAGAAAATTGGACTTAATTTTGCCAGGTGGACAGAAAcgcgactccaaatgaatgctaatgttgctctgtgtctgcaaTATGAGTAAGGAgtcaactgtttgctaacaagtttgcTACAGCAACTTTATACGGTGATATCAATGTTGTTTACAGCTGGGTGGCGCTcccctcccaaaaaaaaacaacacacaacttTAGCTACTTAAAGGGGAACACCACGTTAAATGAAGAATTCCACTAGTTTTTTTCCATGGCCGAGGAACGttcaatcaatatttgtgaacatgagcTACTCTCTCTCAAAGCCAGAAACCAGAGATGTAAGTCTAAAACTTGTGATGCCATCAAGTATAAAGTCTGGAGCTGGAGCTcctgaaacagaaaatgtacagatATTCTCAGAACATTCCCCTGGGTGCTCTCAGTGACATCTATAACATCTTTCCCAATTCATTGCCCATAGAGCAGTTCAATGGCATCACACATTCTAGTTTTAGCACTGTAGTTTTTggatttgaaaatatttttggacTGTCTTAGACCATAGAAtttagttcccctttaaaataCATGAATACTACTCCGTGAACGTCAACTAGTGTGAACTTTGTTATCACAGAAACAATTTTGTTTTATAAACTTAAAGTAATGTGTAGTTACCACCagtcaaacaaaataaaattgatAATGATAAGGAACTAGAAACTGAGCAGAGCTGAGAGTGTCATTTTTGTCGACATTGACATCGttgacatatttttttaatgttggtttgcTTATCATTGTCAAGTCAGCTTGAGGGACTAAATAAGGCTTCCTGGTCAGAATACCAGGTTTACacctaaaggctgttttatgcttctacGTCAATtccacgccgtagctacgcCGTCGCTCCTACGCCATCGCTCCTACGCcgtcgtgaccctttcggagttctgcgtcggggttgaacgtgtttctttgcatcacggtgcatttcaccgccagaaTGCTAGGGGGTGTGTGGtctttacaaacggataaccccgtcattgtaaccacaatatgtctgagtttatttgcgaAGCTTATGTCaatgaactagcatgttgctactccccacagtaggcacaggacgagttgaccaatcacagtccttgcggtctgcgtcgcctcgacGTGAGGTTACAAGTTTTGGAGGTGTGCGTCAagctacggcggagggctcgGAGAGGGGTTCGCatcgacgcagaggggtctgcggggttatgccgtcgattcgacgcagaagcataaaacagccttaagttGATGACAAGTATTTATGGTTGGTTGAGGCAGGTCCTAAACCTCTCTCCCCCAAACATCTTAGCTTGGAAGAGCTGTCAGTTCTTTTCAATGGGACAAAGAATCGCCACACTGAACTCATTAATCTTccctttgtaaaaaataaaataaaaagttctGTTGTACAGAAGCACTTTTTGGTACCCAGAAGTGCACACAGTATATACATTGTTTGATCATTAAATCTGtttgtatacatttgtattaCTTGACCCCATTACTAAGCCTACCAGCTGTGTATGACTCACAGTACATCTGTGTCAGGTCTGCTGAGGTGACGATGTCATGTAGTCCACCCACTTCCTTCATTGTTTCTTGGAAAGAAAAACTTGGGGCTGAACTGAATAACTTTTTTCAAGAATATTAATTTCTAATCAGTAGTCTCCTCGTTACATCAAACTAAGGAATTTAAAACTAGTGACAAACAAAGCAGTGGTCCCTGGCTCAAATGTAATGTTTGCACTGACATGTATCCCTGGTTTCACACAGCGTCAGAACCTTCCCTGTTTGCATGCCCCAGTTTTCAGGAAACGGTCAGCATTGCTGTTTTGGTACCTCGCCAGTGTTACGACACCATCTCGCACAGTGCTGCAACAATCTTCAGCACAGAATTGACCCAGAAATTAGCttgttttgtcacatttttcccTCTATTGCTCTATGAATGTTTGAATAGTGGTCCAGAAAGTTCAGTGAGGTCATACTGAAATATTTAGGAATCAGGCAGTGGTGtttacataaaataaaacattagttTCAGGGCATATTCAAATGTATGCTTTTTCTCTTCAGGGTTTCTGCCAAACTACCTCCTGCCTGACTACGAAGAGGTGGTCAACCGGCCACCGACTCCTCCCCCTCCCTACAGTGCCTTACACACAGGCCCATCATCAGTGGCTTCTAGCCCACTGGGtcctgagcagcaggagagaCACTGTCCAACCATCCAGCCCACTCCGGTGCCCCCGGTCTCTGACAGTCTGTGTTGCAGACCCAGCATAGAGGAACCACAAACCCCCACCTTAGACTTGAGGCCAAAGCCTGACAACAAGCCCATGCAGACAGCACAAGATTCAGGCATGATACTGCTGTCAGATGGGCTCAATAGGGAGGGACTAACCAGCCAGGAGAAAAGAAGTGAAAGTGGGGACGACTCCTGCAAGGACCATCTGCTAAAGGACCCGTCAGAGGGTTCTGCTGAGGACAAAGACCGACTCCCCAATGGTAGGAGGAGGCGATTCACAGGTGACTCTGGgattgaggtgtgtgtgtgcggcacACGTGGGAGCAGCGGTTTTAGTGGAGCTGTAGGGACAGGCCAGGAAGGCAAGGAGTTGAGGGAGCTAGAGAGCCTGCTGGGGCACGAGGGAGATgacaaagaggaggaagaagaggagggggaggaggcggGCGACTTCTGCGACAGCTGTGGCCATCGAGCCTCCTTCAgtggggaggaggagcaggcgCTGGGCGGGCTGGAGAGGCGGGTCGCACGTGGGCCGTCAGGATCTCCTCAACCGGCTCACCAGATAGGCAGCGCCTCGCTCCACCCTCCAGTGtgcctcctcctccacaccATCAACGAGCAGGAGGGACCGCACCACAGCACCAGCACTGAGCCGCAGGGCTGAAACACAGTCAGCACACCTTTGTTTCATTGAGGGAAGGAGAGAGCACTTGAGACAGAGCATGGAGGCATATGCTTTTGTATTTGAGCAAATGTTTTATGACTAAATACTTTCTGAGCGAGTATTTTTATGAATGTGTGCATCTTAGATAAAACAGGGGTGGGAGCAGGCGGGGGAATGTCAACTAAATATGATTAAAATGCAAAGGTTGAGAAAGCCTTCTCCTCCCCACACTGGAACAGTGGCCTTAACCTGTGTATTATGAGTTATGTTTGGGCAGTTGAAGCCCTTTAACAGCCTGTGTCAattgagactacacacacacacacacacacacacacacacacacagtgtctttCAGTTGTCCTTCTCATGCAACGGAAGCTACTGACACACTGTCTGAAGCTGTGACGTCAGGACAGGACGTTAGGTGCCCAGGATGAATGCAGCCTTCCTCACCGCCAGGTGCTTGCAACAGTTCTGCAAAGCAGTTCTCTGCAGGCAGGAAACTACAGTACgtagtgacaaaaaaacacagcaggaaCATTTTGGATGAGTGCAATGTGGATTTACCACAGTGTGTGCGTATGCAAACTGATCCTGTACAGGGACACTATAACAAGACTGTGTGGGACGTCCCGTACATACTTCTAAAGTGCTTTTCAGCGTTTAGAAAACGCTCTGCcttgtctgtttttgttgcGCTCTATCTGCCCTGCTAGTGATAGAGAAGTGTAAGTGCATTTACAAATCTTGATGTGAGCAGTTCCTATTTTGCACAAAGTGTATTTATCTTTATGAATGAGCTTTTAGCTAAACAAATCAAAACAGAAAATGCTTTCATTACTTCAGTCTTAAATCGCAGTACATGATTTAGTGTCTTAGGGTTTTGTTACATCTGTAAGAAATGGACCTCTGTGGATTGTTATGGAATGCAACCGATTCACTTTGTACacaatcatttttaaattaatgaatCTTTGTAGTATGACTACccagaaaaatgcagaactTTGATGAACAATGATACTTTTCTTAGAGATTACAACTGAGATGGGCAACGTCAGACCTCAAACTTTGGTGTGAGTCACTTAAATAGTTTACCGCCTAAACCCACTATAC contains these protein-coding regions:
- the wbp1lb gene encoding WW domain binding protein 1-like b isoform X2 — translated: MPHNLGPVLSLLYCEGINNQSYVCESGHCCGKSQCCSYYYELWWFWLVWAIIFILSCCCVCHHRRTKHRLQQQQRQHEINLIAYREAHNYPSVPFYFRFLPNYLLPDYEEVVNRPPTPPPPYSALHTGPSSVASSPLGPEQQERHCPTIQPTPVPPVSDSLCCRPSIEEPQTPTLDLRPKPDNKPMQTAQDSGMILLSDGLNREGLTSQEKRSESGDDSCKDHLLKDPSEGSAEDKDRLPNGRRRRFTGDSGIEVCVCGTRGSSGFSGAVGTGQEGKELRELESLLGHEGDDKEEEEEEGEEAGDFCDSCGHRASFSGEEEQALGGLERRVARGPSGSPQPAHQIGSASLHPPVCLLLHTINEQEGPHHSTSTEPQG
- the wbp1lb gene encoding WW domain binding protein 1-like b isoform X1, whose translation is MRGVCSAIKMGLFLHAVGSVNPTESAADRSLLYCEGINNQSYVCESGHCCGKSQCCSYYYELWWFWLVWAIIFILSCCCVCHHRRTKHRLQQQQRQHEINLIAYREAHNYPSVPFYFRFLPNYLLPDYEEVVNRPPTPPPPYSALHTGPSSVASSPLGPEQQERHCPTIQPTPVPPVSDSLCCRPSIEEPQTPTLDLRPKPDNKPMQTAQDSGMILLSDGLNREGLTSQEKRSESGDDSCKDHLLKDPSEGSAEDKDRLPNGRRRRFTGDSGIEVCVCGTRGSSGFSGAVGTGQEGKELRELESLLGHEGDDKEEEEEEGEEAGDFCDSCGHRASFSGEEEQALGGLERRVARGPSGSPQPAHQIGSASLHPPVCLLLHTINEQEGPHHSTSTEPQG